The Nocardioides pantholopis genome window below encodes:
- a CDS encoding nicotinate phosphoribosyltransferase codes for MAPPTAPSTALLTDHYELTMLQAALAAGTAERHSVFELFPRRLPEGRRYGVVAGVGRALDAIEAFRFDEPVLEAISEIVDARTLDWLASYRFSGDIWGYPEGEIYFPHSPLVVVEAPFAEAVLLETVLLSIYNHDSAVASAASRMTQTAHGRPCIEMGSRRTHEEAAVAAARAAYVAGFAGSSNLAARHRYGVPSSGTSAHSFTLLHDSEQDAFRAQVTSLGRGTTLLVDTYDVAEAVRLGVEVAGPELGAVRLDSGDLGALAHEVRAQLDRLGAHDTRIIVTSDLDEYAIAALAAAPVDGYGVGTQLVTGSGHPTSGFVYKLVARADDAGEMVAVAKRSKDKVSVGGRKYALRRRRANGVAEAEVVGVGATPTDDGNDRPLLVPLVRDGKVVGREPLEAARERHLRARAELPRAAQQMSRGEPVIPTLSV; via the coding sequence GTGGCTCCCCCGACGGCACCCTCGACGGCCCTGCTCACCGACCACTACGAGCTGACGATGCTCCAGGCCGCCCTGGCGGCCGGCACCGCCGAGCGGCACTCGGTCTTCGAGCTGTTCCCCAGACGGCTCCCCGAGGGCCGCCGCTACGGGGTCGTGGCCGGCGTGGGGCGGGCGCTGGACGCGATCGAGGCGTTCCGGTTCGACGAGCCGGTCCTCGAGGCGATCAGCGAGATCGTCGACGCCCGGACCCTCGACTGGCTGGCGTCCTACCGGTTCTCCGGCGACATCTGGGGCTATCCGGAGGGCGAGATCTACTTCCCGCACTCGCCGCTGGTGGTGGTCGAGGCGCCGTTCGCCGAGGCAGTGCTCCTGGAGACCGTGCTGCTCTCGATCTACAACCACGACAGCGCGGTCGCCTCGGCCGCCTCGCGGATGACCCAGACGGCGCACGGGCGGCCCTGCATCGAGATGGGCTCGCGGCGCACCCACGAGGAGGCCGCCGTGGCGGCCGCGCGCGCGGCGTACGTCGCCGGCTTCGCCGGCTCCTCCAACCTCGCGGCCCGGCACCGCTACGGCGTACCGAGCAGCGGCACCAGCGCGCACAGCTTCACGCTGCTCCACGACAGCGAGCAGGACGCCTTCCGCGCCCAGGTCACCTCGCTGGGCCGCGGGACCACCCTGCTCGTCGACACCTACGACGTCGCCGAGGCCGTCCGGCTCGGGGTCGAGGTCGCCGGCCCGGAGCTGGGCGCCGTACGCCTGGACTCCGGCGACCTGGGCGCGCTCGCGCACGAGGTCCGCGCCCAGCTGGACCGGCTCGGGGCGCACGACACCCGGATCATCGTGACCAGCGACCTCGACGAGTACGCGATCGCCGCGCTCGCGGCGGCGCCGGTGGACGGCTACGGCGTGGGCACCCAGCTCGTCACCGGCTCGGGCCACCCGACGTCGGGCTTCGTCTACAAGCTGGTAGCCCGCGCCGACGACGCCGGCGAGATGGTGGCGGTGGCGAAGCGCAGCAAGGACAAGGTCTCGGTCGGGGGCCGCAAGTACGCCCTGCGCCGTCGCCGGGCCAACGGGGTCGCCGAGGCCGAGGTCGTCGGCGTCGGGGCGACCCCGACCGACGACGGCAACGACCGGCCGCTGCTGGTCCCGCTCGTGCGCGACGGGAAGGTCGTGGGCCGCGAGCCGCTGGAGGCGGCCCGCGAGCGGCACCTGCGCGCCCGCGCCGAGCTGCCCCGCGCGGCCCAGCAGATGTCGCGCGGCGAGCCGGTGATTCCCACGCTGTCGGTCTGA
- a CDS encoding enoyl-CoA hydratase-related protein, with protein MADLEVRLEDGALWLTLNRPEVFNALSASMAADLAAELEGARARDDVRVVVLTGTGPAFSTGADLSGEDAPERFDVRALDAANRIIRAIVNLDKPVVAAVNGVAAGVGCSAALAADLVIAAESASFLLAFARVGLMPDGGATATVAAAVGRARAMRMALLAEPLSGREAHEAGLATHVVADDGFADLVATVVRRLAAGPPLALAAAKKAVNAATLDQLEAALERERTGQAVLLRTADAAEGIRAFAERRRPGFRGA; from the coding sequence TTGGCTGACCTCGAGGTCCGCCTCGAGGACGGCGCGCTCTGGCTGACCCTGAACCGCCCGGAGGTATTCAACGCCCTCAGCGCGTCGATGGCCGCCGACCTGGCCGCTGAGCTGGAGGGCGCCCGGGCCCGCGACGACGTGCGGGTCGTGGTGCTCACCGGGACCGGGCCGGCGTTCAGCACCGGGGCCGACCTGTCCGGGGAGGACGCCCCCGAGCGCTTCGACGTCCGCGCGCTCGACGCCGCCAACCGGATCATCCGGGCGATCGTGAACCTCGACAAGCCGGTGGTCGCCGCTGTCAACGGCGTCGCCGCCGGCGTGGGCTGCTCGGCCGCGCTGGCCGCGGACCTGGTGATCGCCGCCGAGTCGGCCTCGTTCCTCCTCGCGTTCGCCCGGGTCGGCCTGATGCCCGACGGCGGGGCCACGGCCACCGTCGCGGCCGCGGTCGGGCGGGCCCGGGCGATGCGGATGGCGCTGCTGGCCGAGCCGCTCTCAGGGCGGGAGGCGCACGAGGCCGGGCTCGCCACCCACGTGGTCGCCGACGACGGCTTCGCCGACCTGGTCGCGACCGTCGTACGCCGGCTGGCCGCCGGCCCGCCGCTGGCCCTCGCCGCCGCCAAGAAGGCAGTCAACGCGGCCACCCTCGACCAGCTCGAGGCGGCGCTGGAGCGCGAGCGCACCGGCCAGGCCGTCCTGCTGCGCACCGCCGACGCCGCCGAGGGCATCCGCGCCTTCGCCGAGCGGCGGCGGCCGGGGTTCCGCGGGGCCTAA
- a CDS encoding MoaD/ThiS family protein, with protein sequence MAIEVRIPTILRTYTGGEKAVNADGASLSALIDDLEANHPGIKDRLIDTKDGKVDLRRFVNVYINDEDVRFIGGLEAPLSDGDQVVVLPAVAGGC encoded by the coding sequence ATGGCCATCGAGGTCCGAATCCCCACCATCCTGCGCACCTACACCGGCGGCGAGAAGGCCGTGAACGCCGACGGCGCCAGCCTCAGCGCGCTGATCGACGACCTCGAGGCCAACCACCCGGGCATCAAGGACCGCCTCATCGACACCAAGGACGGCAAGGTCGACCTGCGCCGGTTCGTCAACGTCTACATCAACGACGAGGACGTCCGGTTCATCGGCGGCCTCGAGGCGCCGCTGTCCGACGGCGACCAGGTCGTCGTGCTGCCCGCCGTGGCCGGCGGCTGCTGA
- a CDS encoding MFS transporter: protein MSERGRALAPLRERGFRYYFLSRGVNMLGSTMAGVATAFAVLEVSDSPGALGTVLAAHSIPLVVFLLAGGVIADRFGRTRVIQTSNVMAGLSQLVIAGLVVTGTAEIWQLVVLTAVNGTAAAISLPALGSVVPALVPREELQAANVLLSLMRSSLTVLGPSAAGVLVVTLGPGWALAIDGTTYLLAALLLLGVRIPARERTGAEESMLVELRDGWRLFVSTTWLWAVVLGFALINALESGAFYTLGPVLAKAGDIGERGWGLILSAEAVGFLVMGLVLARVRLERPLLWGMLGMLCGALPLVALGATGHVAPVIVAAFLAGMGVEAFSLGWNLAMQENVPEEMLSRAYSYDALGSFAAIPVGQLAAGPIAAAYGVQRTILAAGIAYAVVVALVLTSRAVRTLPRVSSPTSPRSPAAP, encoded by the coding sequence GTGAGCGAGCGCGGCCGGGCGCTGGCCCCGCTGCGCGAGCGCGGCTTCCGCTACTACTTCCTCAGCCGGGGCGTGAACATGCTCGGCTCGACGATGGCCGGTGTCGCCACCGCGTTCGCGGTGCTCGAGGTCAGCGACTCCCCCGGCGCGCTCGGCACCGTGCTGGCCGCGCACTCGATCCCGCTGGTGGTGTTCCTGCTCGCCGGCGGGGTGATCGCCGACCGGTTCGGCCGCACCCGGGTGATCCAGACGAGCAACGTGATGGCCGGTCTGTCCCAGCTCGTGATCGCCGGCCTGGTCGTCACCGGGACCGCCGAGATCTGGCAGCTGGTGGTCCTGACCGCGGTGAACGGCACCGCCGCGGCGATCAGCCTGCCCGCCCTCGGCAGCGTGGTCCCGGCCCTGGTCCCGCGCGAGGAGCTCCAGGCCGCCAACGTGCTGCTCTCGCTGATGCGCAGCAGCCTGACCGTCCTGGGCCCGTCCGCCGCCGGGGTCCTCGTGGTCACCCTCGGCCCCGGCTGGGCGCTCGCGATCGACGGGACCACCTACCTGCTCGCCGCGCTGCTCCTGCTCGGCGTGCGGATCCCCGCCCGCGAGCGCACCGGCGCGGAGGAGTCGATGCTCGTCGAGCTGCGCGACGGCTGGCGGCTCTTCGTCAGCACCACCTGGCTGTGGGCGGTGGTGCTCGGCTTCGCGCTCATCAACGCGCTGGAGAGCGGCGCCTTCTACACGCTCGGCCCGGTGCTGGCGAAGGCCGGCGACATCGGCGAGCGCGGCTGGGGCCTGATTCTCTCCGCGGAGGCCGTCGGGTTCCTGGTGATGGGGCTGGTGCTGGCCCGGGTCCGCCTGGAGCGGCCGCTGCTGTGGGGCATGCTCGGGATGCTCTGCGGGGCGCTGCCGCTGGTCGCGCTCGGCGCGACCGGCCACGTCGCGCCGGTGATCGTCGCCGCCTTCCTCGCCGGCATGGGGGTCGAGGCCTTCTCGCTGGGCTGGAACCTGGCCATGCAGGAGAACGTCCCCGAGGAGATGCTCTCCCGCGCCTACTCCTACGACGCCCTGGGCTCCTTCGCCGCGATCCCGGTCGGCCAGCTCGCCGCCGGCCCGATCGCCGCGGCGTACGGCGTGCAGCGCACGATCCTCGCGGCCGGGATCGCGTACGCCGTCGTGGTCGCCCTGGTGCTGACCTCCCGGGCGGTGCGGACCCTCCCCCGGGTCAGCTCGCCCACTTCGCCACGATCGCCCGCAGCACCGTGA
- a CDS encoding nicotinamidase, with translation MKRALIVVDVQNDFCEGGSLAVTGGAQVARDISALLRGGAGYDHVVATKDHHHDPGGHWSAEPDFVDSWPVHCAVGTPGEEFHPELDQGPLEAVFRKGEYAAAYSGFEGADPDGTGLADWLRRHEVGEVDVCGIATDHCVRATALDAAANGFGTRVLLDLCAGVAPATTTAALEEMRGAGIDVG, from the coding sequence ATGAAGCGGGCCCTGATCGTCGTCGACGTCCAGAACGACTTCTGCGAGGGCGGCTCGCTGGCCGTCACGGGCGGCGCCCAGGTCGCCCGGGACATCAGCGCGCTGCTGCGCGGCGGTGCCGGATACGACCACGTGGTCGCCACCAAGGACCACCACCACGACCCCGGCGGCCACTGGTCAGCGGAGCCGGACTTCGTCGACTCCTGGCCGGTCCACTGCGCGGTCGGGACGCCCGGCGAGGAGTTCCACCCCGAGCTGGACCAGGGCCCCCTGGAGGCGGTGTTCCGCAAGGGCGAGTACGCCGCGGCGTACTCCGGCTTCGAAGGGGCCGACCCGGACGGCACCGGGCTCGCCGACTGGCTGCGCCGCCACGAGGTGGGCGAGGTCGACGTCTGCGGCATCGCGACCGACCACTGCGTGCGGGCCACGGCGCTGGACGCCGCCGCGAACGGGTTCGGCACCCGGGTGCTCCTCGACCTGTGCGCCGGGGTGGCGCCCGCGACCACAACCGCGGCCCTGGAGGAGATGCGCGGCGCCGGGATCGACGTTGGCTGA
- a CDS encoding MarR family winged helix-turn-helix transcriptional regulator — MSTSVDRVDLSFLLNQASYAFAARLGDALSDLGISVREFCVLMKAAEQERTQNQVAELASLDKTTMVVTLDGLERAGLAERRVSSADRRARVVVVTAQGLDLLAQAYDVVDEAVEASLGVLDEPTRRTFLEALTVLTQGPWATPSHTAPVRRRQPRPTE, encoded by the coding sequence ATGAGCACCAGCGTCGACCGGGTCGACCTGTCCTTCCTCCTCAACCAGGCGTCGTACGCCTTTGCCGCCCGGCTGGGCGACGCGCTGAGCGACCTCGGGATCAGCGTGCGCGAGTTCTGCGTGCTGATGAAGGCCGCGGAGCAGGAGCGGACCCAGAACCAGGTCGCCGAGCTCGCCTCGCTCGACAAGACCACGATGGTGGTCACCCTCGACGGCCTCGAGCGCGCCGGCCTCGCCGAGCGTCGGGTCTCGAGCGCGGACCGGCGGGCCCGCGTCGTCGTGGTCACGGCGCAGGGCCTGGACCTGCTCGCCCAGGCGTACGACGTGGTCGACGAGGCGGTCGAGGCGTCCCTCGGCGTCCTCGACGAGCCGACCCGCCGGACCTTCCTCGAGGCGCTGACCGTGCTCACCCAGGGGCCCTGGGCGACGCCCTCCCACACCGCTCCGGTACGCCGCCGGCAACCACGCCCGACCGAGTAG
- a CDS encoding DUF2017 domain-containing protein — protein sequence MSGFARHRRSRRIIANFTGFQADLIRSLAQQLVELLRNEEAVPTTGRDPLEVLLDFSGPTTEPEDPVLARLFPTAYPDDPEAAAEFRRFTEGALRDGKARSAATVIDTLTEAGLPAEPDERLMIDVELDEAAAESWLRCFNDLRLALASRLAVEDDDEEFWESLPEEDPRAQTHDIYEWIGYLQETLVNALTR from the coding sequence GTGAGCGGCTTCGCCCGGCACCGGCGCAGCCGGCGGATCATCGCGAACTTCACCGGCTTCCAGGCCGACCTGATCCGCTCGCTGGCCCAGCAGCTGGTCGAGCTGCTGCGCAACGAGGAGGCCGTCCCGACCACGGGGCGCGACCCGCTCGAGGTGCTCCTGGACTTCTCCGGTCCGACCACCGAGCCGGAGGACCCGGTGCTGGCCCGGCTGTTCCCCACGGCGTACCCCGACGATCCGGAGGCGGCCGCGGAGTTCCGGCGCTTCACCGAGGGCGCGCTGCGCGACGGCAAGGCCCGCTCGGCGGCCACGGTGATCGACACGCTCACCGAGGCCGGCCTGCCGGCGGAGCCCGACGAGCGCCTGATGATCGACGTCGAGCTCGACGAGGCCGCGGCCGAGAGCTGGCTGCGCTGCTTCAACGACCTGCGCCTGGCGCTGGCCTCGCGGCTCGCCGTCGAGGACGACGACGAGGAGTTCTGGGAGTCGCTGCCCGAGGAGGACCCCCGCGCGCAGACCCACGACATCTACGAGTGGATCGGCTACCTGCAGGAGACCCTCGTCAACGCCCTCACCCGCTAG
- a CDS encoding NYN domain-containing protein, translated as MHPGSGSPEPGRRTFVLVDGENIDATLGNSLLGRRPQPEERPRWERVTAYAEELWDQPVTGLFFLNASHGQLPASFVQALLAMDYRPVPLAGRSDEKVVDIGIQRTLDALAERDADVLLCSHDADFVDHLRPLLDGHRRVGVLALREYASIQYDNLGIELHDLEDDVRAFNVPLPRVRIIALEDFDPEAFLR; from the coding sequence ATGCACCCAGGGTCAGGGAGCCCCGAGCCGGGCCGGCGCACGTTCGTCCTCGTCGACGGCGAGAACATCGACGCCACGCTCGGCAACTCCCTGCTCGGGCGGCGTCCCCAGCCCGAGGAGCGGCCGCGCTGGGAGCGCGTGACGGCGTACGCCGAGGAGCTGTGGGACCAGCCGGTCACCGGCCTGTTCTTCCTCAACGCCTCCCACGGCCAGCTGCCCGCGAGCTTCGTCCAGGCCCTGCTGGCCATGGACTATCGGCCGGTGCCGCTGGCCGGGCGCAGCGACGAGAAGGTCGTCGACATCGGCATCCAGCGCACGCTGGACGCGTTGGCCGAGCGCGACGCCGACGTGCTGCTGTGCAGCCACGACGCCGACTTCGTCGACCACCTGCGGCCGCTGCTCGACGGCCACCGCCGGGTCGGCGTGCTGGCGCTGCGCGAGTACGCCAGCATCCAGTACGACAACCTCGGCATCGAGCTGCACGACCTCGAGGACGACGTCCGCGCGTTCAACGTCCCGCTGCCGCGGGTCCGCATCATCGCGCTCGAGGACTTCGACCCCGAGGCCTTCCTGCGCTGA
- the gdhA gene encoding NADP-specific glutamate dehydrogenase — MNELSSDLEPHYATVLARNPGETEFHQAVAEVLESLAPVVRKHPDYLHHAVIERLCEPERQLIFRVPWTDDQGRVQINRAFRVEFNSALGPYKGGLRFHPSVYLGIVKFLGFEQIFKNALTGLPIGGGKGGSDFDPKGRSDNEVMRFCQSLMTELYRHLGEYTDVPAGDIGVGEREIGYLFGQYKRITNRYESGVLTGKGLAYGGSQVRREATGYGTVFFTEQMLASTGSSLSGRRVVVSGSGNVAIYAAQKAAELGAQVVACSDSSGYVVDEAGLDLALLKQVKEVDRARLTAYAAERGSARFVAGGSVWDVPCEVALPCATQNELDDAAALKLVENGVLAVAEGANMPCTPDAVRLFQERSVLFAPGKAANAGGVATSSLEMQQNASRDSWSFEHTEQRLHEIMVGVHERCASAADEYGSPGNYVAGANISSFIQVADAMLALGVV, encoded by the coding sequence ATGAACGAGCTGTCCTCCGACCTGGAGCCGCACTACGCCACGGTCCTCGCCCGCAACCCCGGTGAGACCGAGTTCCACCAGGCCGTCGCCGAGGTTCTGGAGTCGCTGGCGCCGGTGGTGCGCAAGCACCCCGACTACCTCCACCACGCAGTCATCGAGCGGCTCTGCGAGCCGGAGCGGCAGCTGATCTTCCGGGTCCCGTGGACCGACGACCAGGGCCGGGTGCAGATCAACCGCGCCTTCCGGGTCGAGTTCAACTCCGCCCTCGGCCCGTACAAGGGCGGCCTGCGCTTCCACCCCTCGGTCTACCTCGGCATCGTGAAGTTCCTCGGCTTCGAGCAGATCTTCAAGAACGCGCTGACCGGCCTGCCGATCGGCGGCGGCAAGGGCGGCTCGGACTTCGACCCCAAGGGCCGCAGCGACAACGAGGTCATGCGCTTCTGCCAGTCGCTGATGACCGAGCTCTACCGCCACCTCGGCGAGTACACCGACGTCCCCGCGGGCGACATCGGCGTCGGCGAGCGCGAGATCGGCTACCTGTTCGGGCAGTACAAGCGGATCACCAACCGCTACGAGTCCGGCGTGCTGACCGGCAAGGGCCTGGCGTACGGCGGCTCGCAGGTGCGCCGCGAGGCCACCGGGTACGGCACCGTCTTCTTCACCGAGCAGATGCTCGCCTCCACCGGCAGCTCACTCTCGGGCCGGCGGGTCGTCGTCTCCGGGTCGGGCAACGTCGCGATCTACGCCGCCCAGAAGGCTGCCGAGCTCGGCGCCCAGGTGGTGGCCTGCTCGGACTCCTCCGGCTATGTCGTCGACGAGGCCGGCCTCGACCTGGCACTGCTCAAGCAGGTCAAGGAGGTCGACCGCGCCCGCCTCACGGCGTACGCCGCGGAGCGCGGCAGCGCCCGCTTCGTCGCCGGCGGCAGCGTGTGGGACGTCCCCTGCGAGGTGGCACTCCCCTGCGCGACCCAGAACGAGCTCGACGACGCCGCGGCGCTGAAGCTGGTCGAGAACGGCGTGCTGGCCGTCGCCGAGGGCGCGAACATGCCCTGCACGCCCGACGCCGTGCGGCTCTTCCAGGAGCGCTCGGTCCTGTTCGCGCCCGGCAAGGCCGCTAACGCCGGTGGCGTGGCGACCAGCTCGCTGGAGATGCAGCAGAACGCCTCGCGGGACTCCTGGTCCTTCGAGCACACCGAGCAGCGGTTGCACGAGATCATGGTCGGCGTGCACGAGCGCTGCGCGAGCGCCGCCGACGAGTACGGCTCCCCCGGCAACTACGTCGCGGGCGCGAACATCTCCAGCTTCATCCAGGTCGCCGACGCGATGCTGGCCCTCGGCGTCGTCTGA
- a CDS encoding NUDIX hydrolase: MPIPPFVTDLRRMVGDHELWLPGVTAVVVHEGAVLLTLRADNGEWAPVTGIIDPGEEPALAARREALEETGVEISVDRLASVGVIPPVTYANGDRASYLDLTFACSWVAGTPYAADDENTDARWWPLDALPPMDEHLRARLEAALSGECAARYRSGR, translated from the coding sequence GTGCCGATCCCGCCCTTCGTCACCGACCTGCGCCGGATGGTGGGCGACCACGAGCTCTGGCTGCCGGGCGTCACCGCGGTCGTCGTCCACGAGGGCGCGGTGCTGCTGACCCTGCGCGCGGACAACGGCGAGTGGGCGCCGGTCACCGGGATCATCGACCCGGGGGAGGAGCCGGCGCTCGCCGCCCGCCGGGAGGCGCTGGAGGAGACCGGGGTGGAGATCAGCGTGGACCGACTCGCCTCCGTGGGCGTGATCCCGCCGGTCACCTACGCCAACGGCGACCGGGCCAGCTACCTCGACCTGACCTTCGCCTGCTCGTGGGTCGCGGGCACGCCGTACGCCGCCGACGACGAGAACACCGACGCGCGCTGGTGGCCGCTCGACGCGCTGCCGCCGATGGACGAGCACCTGCGTGCGCGCCTGGAGGCGGCGCTCTCCGGAGAGTGTGCCGCCCGCTACCGCTCGGGGCGCTGA
- the clpS gene encoding ATP-dependent Clp protease adapter ClpS produces the protein MSAPAEVEPILTPDEVTLPATPWVTIVWNDPVNLMSYVTYVFQKYFGYSKQKSEKLMMEVHEDGRSVVSTGTREEMERDVQAMHEYGLWATMEKQ, from the coding sequence GTGTCCGCCCCGGCCGAGGTCGAGCCCATCCTCACCCCTGACGAGGTCACCCTCCCGGCGACGCCGTGGGTGACGATCGTGTGGAACGACCCCGTGAACCTGATGTCCTACGTGACCTACGTCTTCCAGAAGTACTTCGGCTACTCCAAGCAGAAGTCGGAGAAGCTGATGATGGAGGTCCACGAGGACGGCCGCTCCGTGGTCAGCACCGGCACCCGCGAGGAGATGGAGCGCGACGTGCAGGCGATGCACGAGTACGGCCTGTGGGCGACGATGGAGAAGCAGTGA
- a CDS encoding ArsR/SmtB family transcription factor, translating into MDEPTRSLRATAHPLRLRILSLLTGADLSAAEVARELGVTHANASYHLRLLARAGEVMVSGEEKVRGGVAKRYRHRWREVAAQEAELPGTRSLDVRALAQELVRRHALRTPEHGRGYYCDAELWVDDEVWSQALALVEQAGALVHDAARPPRTEGTRRVNLSIAAFGMQP; encoded by the coding sequence GTGGACGAGCCCACCCGATCGCTGCGGGCCACCGCGCACCCGCTGCGGCTGCGGATCCTGTCCCTGCTGACCGGCGCAGACCTGAGCGCCGCCGAGGTGGCCCGGGAGCTGGGGGTCACCCATGCCAACGCCTCCTACCACCTGCGGCTGCTGGCGCGGGCCGGGGAGGTGATGGTCTCCGGGGAGGAGAAGGTCCGCGGCGGGGTGGCGAAGCGGTACCGCCACCGCTGGCGCGAGGTGGCCGCGCAGGAGGCCGAGCTGCCCGGGACGCGCAGCCTCGACGTCCGGGCCCTGGCCCAGGAGCTGGTACGCCGCCACGCCCTGCGCACCCCGGAGCACGGCCGGGGGTACTACTGCGACGCCGAGCTCTGGGTGGACGACGAGGTCTGGTCGCAGGCCCTGGCCCTGGTGGAGCAGGCCGGCGCGCTCGTGCACGACGCGGCGCGCCCGCCGCGCACCGAGGGGACGCGGCGGGTGAACCTGAGCATCGCGGCGTTCGGGATGCAGCCGTGA
- a CDS encoding Mov34/MPN/PAD-1 family protein: protein MLTIDQATHDAIVAHAKRDHPDEACGIVAGPAGSDRPERLVEMVNAAGSPTFYEFDSMDLFALYKEMDAADEEPVVVYHSHTATEAYPSRTDIGLASEPNAHYVLVSTREHGNNDGPVEFRSYRIVDGEVTEEEVAVVATLPPPA, encoded by the coding sequence GTGCTGACCATCGATCAGGCGACCCACGACGCCATCGTCGCGCACGCCAAGCGGGACCACCCCGACGAGGCCTGCGGCATCGTCGCCGGCCCCGCGGGCAGCGACCGCCCGGAGCGGCTGGTCGAGATGGTCAACGCCGCCGGGAGCCCGACGTTCTACGAGTTCGACTCGATGGACCTGTTCGCGCTCTACAAGGAGATGGACGCCGCCGACGAGGAGCCGGTCGTCGTCTACCACTCCCACACCGCCACCGAGGCCTACCCGAGCCGCACCGACATCGGGCTGGCCAGCGAGCCGAACGCCCACTACGTGCTGGTCAGCACCCGCGAGCACGGGAATAACGACGGCCCGGTGGAGTTCAGGTCGTATCGCATCGTCGACGGCGAGGTGACCGAGGAAGAGGTCGCCGTCGTCGCGACGCTGCCCCCTCCGGCCTGA
- a CDS encoding MFS transporter, whose product MTSTRARLPALIVLATVQLMVILDGTIVNVALPAVRADLGLSEVGLAWVVNAFFVAFALVLLPAGRLGDLVGPRRVLTAGLTVFVVATALCGLAESPAALLAARALQGVGGGLASAVVLGMVAALFPEPAGRARAFGALAFVGAAGGAAGALLGGALTDLGSWRWVFGVNVPLALAVLAGVLLAVPEQPGIGLRAGLAARVPLVPRRLLTHRRFALANAVLLSVTVAGFSFQFLSGLYLQEQLGWSPMRTGLAYLPVTAAIAVASIGLSARLAASIGPERVAVAGLVLFVVGLVVLSAFPADGAFWRDVAFPMLLLGTGFGLAMPQVIGMAMAVAGEADGGAASGVVATTQQLGGAVGLAVLVPLASATTLGTGLLAAAGVLAVGAGVAATLVGPPADDQGAPGREVGDALVR is encoded by the coding sequence ATGACGTCGACCCGTGCCCGGCTCCCGGCCCTGATCGTGCTCGCCACGGTGCAGCTGATGGTGATCCTCGACGGCACGATCGTGAACGTCGCACTGCCGGCCGTCCGCGCCGACCTCGGGCTCTCCGAGGTCGGCCTGGCCTGGGTCGTGAACGCCTTCTTCGTCGCCTTCGCGCTGGTGCTGCTGCCGGCCGGCCGTCTGGGGGACCTGGTGGGACCACGGCGGGTCCTGACCGCCGGGCTCACGGTCTTCGTGGTCGCGACGGCGCTGTGCGGGCTCGCCGAGAGCCCGGCCGCCCTGCTCGCGGCCCGGGCGCTCCAAGGCGTCGGCGGCGGGCTGGCCAGCGCCGTGGTGCTGGGCATGGTGGCGGCACTCTTCCCGGAGCCGGCGGGCCGGGCCCGGGCCTTCGGGGCGCTGGCCTTCGTCGGTGCCGCGGGCGGCGCGGCCGGTGCCCTGCTCGGCGGCGCGCTCACCGACCTCGGGTCCTGGCGCTGGGTCTTCGGGGTCAACGTGCCGCTCGCGCTCGCCGTCCTCGCCGGCGTGCTCCTGGCCGTGCCGGAGCAGCCCGGCATCGGCCTGCGGGCGGGACTCGCGGCCCGGGTCCCGCTGGTGCCCCGCCGACTGCTGACGCACCGGCGCTTCGCGCTGGCCAACGCCGTGCTGCTGAGCGTGACGGTGGCCGGCTTCTCCTTCCAGTTCCTCAGCGGCCTCTACCTGCAGGAGCAGCTGGGCTGGTCGCCGATGCGCACCGGGCTGGCGTACCTGCCGGTGACCGCGGCCATCGCGGTGGCCTCGATCGGCCTCTCCGCGCGGCTGGCCGCCTCGATCGGGCCGGAGCGGGTGGCGGTGGCGGGCCTGGTGCTCTTCGTCGTCGGGCTGGTGGTGCTCTCCGCCTTCCCCGCGGACGGCGCCTTCTGGCGGGACGTGGCCTTCCCGATGCTCCTGCTCGGCACCGGCTTCGGGCTGGCGATGCCGCAGGTGATCGGGATGGCGATGGCGGTCGCGGGCGAGGCGGACGGCGGCGCCGCGTCCGGCGTGGTCGCCACCACCCAGCAGCTCGGCGGGGCGGTCGGGCTCGCGGTCCTCGTGCCGCTGGCCAGCGCCACCACCCTCGGCACCGGCCTGCTGGCCGCGGCCGGCGTGCTCGCGGTGGGCGCGGGTGTCGCCGCGACCCTGGTCGGACCCCCGGCGGACGACCAGGGCGCCCCCGGCCGCGAGGTCGGGGACGCCCTGGTCCGGTAG